In one window of Syngnathus scovelli strain Florida chromosome 20, RoL_Ssco_1.2, whole genome shotgun sequence DNA:
- the LOC125990671 gene encoding phospholipase B1, membrane-associated-like, which produces MTGASTLVEQAEEASLHLQNNQHSWKLVLLFVQVDQFCARDQQEASLYELMAERNWDREDFSVIVQDQPLVRHLASANSGKSQASHETDKLMVQLWTNLLQPASDNKQNTDDNGNIITLQCPTIDRPFLRTEGNSPTNDSSTSPLISPDMGTVMACEDIGPSVSTPNSVHELRPGDIRVVAAVGDSLTAGNGIASSPTNVLDVLTQYRGLSWSVGGDENLTTVTTLPNILKHFNANVTGFSVGQGKQSTPQAFLNQAVAGAKSKDVPSQVRALVARMKNDSSINFKSDWKVITLFVGGNDICDYCYNSLFFSVENYVKNVRESLDYLHKEVPRALVNLIEPLDIIPLRKMHVDASLKCPTWLVNFLCPCVTLPKPTSTSLEKLENLNRQYQVMLTELVESNRYDTRPDFTVVIQPFFREIIVPVLPDGRPDRSYFSADCFHLSQKAHTLMARSLWNNMLEPLGNKTSFQDFRKDIQLKCPSKTSPFIRTYRNSNYTYAAPPPTPAPNTNWGSNFSCVDLAPSPSVPTSVHKLRPADIKVVAALGDSTTAGTGAKARNLLELSREYKGVSWSIGGDRTLDTVTTLPNILRKFNSALKGFSKGQGSRQSGFNMATTGAKTSDIQAQIQVLIKAMREHKEVNFDTDWKLLTIFVGMKDLCQYCTDQNNLSPSNYSHNLMLALDELYQEVPRMLVNLVGIMQMDTIKQIKKNTLGCSLLQRTICPCVINPTENSPEIKEIKQINLEYQAEIHNLISGSRYDGKEDFAVVLQPFLHNFFIPYIGEGEADTSFFSVDCFQISERTHAEMAIGLWNNMLEPVGRKQAYNNFTYDRSKIHCPTEASPFIFTKVNSAPRPTLTTTTAASHPTTSPNSVVPLCATPQPLWLPIVVGVVSLLVGITSAWFVCSFILAKRHKTEECPVELRAVAL; this is translated from the exons AGCGGCAAGTCACAAGCGTCCCATGAAACTGATAAACTGATGGTGCAGTTGTGGACAAACCTG CTGCAGCCTGCAAGCGACAACAAACAGAACACCGATGACAACGGAAACATCATTACCTTGCAATGTCCAACTATC GACCGTCCCTTCCTGAGGACAGAGGGGAACTCTCCTACAAATGACAGCAGCACTTCTCCTCTCATATCTCCT GATATGGGCACAGTCATGGCTTGTGAGGACATCGGCCCTTCCGTCTCCACACCAAATTCTG TGCATGAGCTAAGGCCTGGAGATATACGGGTGGTGGCTGCTGTTGGAGACTCTCTGACA gCAGGAAATGGAATAGCATCCAGCCCGACAAACGTTCTGGATGTCCTGACTCAATATCGAGGTTTATCTTGGAG TGTTGGTGGGGACGAAAACCTCACAACCGTAACAACTCTGCCca ATATTTTAAAGCATTTTAATGCCAACGTGACGGGTTTCTCTGTTGGGCAAGGGAAACAATCCACGCCTCAGGCTTTTCTCAATCAGGCTGTGGCTGGAGCAAAAAGCAA GGATGTGCCATCTCAAGTGCGCGCCCTTGTGGCGCGGATGAAGAATGACTCC AGCATCAATTTCAAATCCGACTGGAAAGTGATCACTTTGTTTGTAGGCGGAAACGACATCTGTGACTACTGCTACAATTCG CTCTTCTTCTCAGTGGAAAATTATGTCAAAAATGTCAGAGAGAGCCTGGATTATCTACACAAAGAG GTTCCACGAGCTCTTGTGAACTTAATCGAACCCCTGGACATTATCCCCTTGCGAAAAATGCACGTGGATGCCTCATTAAAATGCCCTACCTGGCTAGTCAA TTTTCTGTGCCCTTGTGTTACCTTACCTAAGCCCACCTCGACCTCACtggaaaaactggagaacctaaACAGACAATATCAG GTGATGCTGACGGAACTGGTCGAGTCCAATCGTTACGACACCCGGCCGGACTTCACTGTGGTCATTCAGCCTTTTTTCAGAGAAATCATAGTTCCCGTATTGCCA GACGGCCGCCCTGATCGCTCGTACTTCAGTGCCGACTGTTTCCACCTGAGCCAGAAGGCCCACACTCTGATGGCTCGCTCCTTGTGGAACAACATG CTGGAACCACTAGGAAATAAAACATCCTTTCAAGATTTCCGCAAAGACATTCAACTGAAATGTCCCTCAAAG ACTTCCCCATTTATCCGCACCTATCGCAACAGCAACTACACATACGCTGCTCCTCCACCAACACCAGCACCTAACACA AACTGGGGAAGTAATTTCTCCTGTGTGGACCTTGCTCCATCTCCCTCTGTGCCAACATCAG TTCACAAGCTCAGACCAGCGGACATCAAGGTGGTGGCGGCATTGGGAGACTCCACAACG GCTGGCACGGGGGCTAAAGCCAGGAATCTGTTGGAGCTCAGTCGGGAATATAAAGGCGTGTCTTGGAG TATCGGAGGAGACCGCACACTGGACACCGTAACAACACTACCAA ACATCCTAAGAAAGTTCAACTCAGCACTCAAAGGCTTCTCCAAAGGTCAAGGTTCAAGACAGAGTGGCTTCAACATGGCCACAACAGGAGCCAAAACCTC GGACATCCAAGCACAAATCCAAGTTCTCATAAAGGCCATGCGAGAACACAAG GAGGTGAACTTTGACACGGACTGGAAACTTCTCACAATATTTGTAGGGATGAAAGACCTTTGCCAATACTGCACTGACCAA aacaatctgtcaccgagtaattACAGTCACAATCTAATGCTCGCGTTGGATGAACTTTACCAAGAG GTACCCAGGATGTTGGTCAATCTGGTGGGGATAATGCAAATGGACACGATAAAGCAAATCAAGAAAAACACTCTGGGATGCTCCTTGCTGCAGAg aacaaTCTGTCCTTGTGTTATCAACCCAACTGAAAACTCCCCAGAGataaaggaaataaaacaaatcaatCTTGAATACCAG GCTGAAATCCATAATCTTATTTCTGGATCTCGTTATGATGGGAAAGAAGATTTTGCTGTTGTTCTTCAGCCATTTTTACACAATTTCTTCATCCCTTATATAGGG GAAGGGGAGGCAGACACCTCTTTCTTCTCTGTGGACTGTTTTCAAATCAGTGAGCGGACTCATGCAGAGATGGCCATCGGGCTTTGGAATAACATG ttggaGCCTGTAGGTAGGAAACAAGCTTACAACAACTTCACGTATGACCGCTCCAAGATTCACTGTCCCACGGAG GCTAGTCCCTTCATCTTCACCAAAGTCAACAGCGCGCCTCGTCCAACTTTGACAACCACGACGGCCGCCTCCCATCCCACGACCTCGCCAAACAGTGTTGTGCCCCTGTGCGCGACCCCCCAGCCGCTGTGGCTTCCAATTGTAGTGGGAGTTGTTAGCTTACTGGTGGGAATCACTTCTGCCTGGTTCGTGTGCTCTTTCATACTCGCTAAAAGACACAAGACGGAGGAGTGCCCGGTAGAATTGCGAGCAGTAGcattgtaa
- the bpnt1 gene encoding 3'(2'),5'-bisphosphate nucleotidase 1 gives MSGSPAVILRLVASAYTVAEKAGEIVRKVLQRGELGIVEKEGAHDLQTLADRLAQRSICASLSRRFPKITIIAEEELPAEEVTEDLIVNGQAEEILQNVCPAEYSGVKEEELVVWVDPVDGTKEYTEGLLDNVTVLIGIAYAGRAIAGVINQPFYNYQLGPGARLGRTMWAMLGLGAFGFQLQEVPDNKRIVTTTRSHSSKLITDCVNAMEPHEVLRVGGAGNKIIQLIEGKASAYVFASPGTKKWDTCAPEVLLRCVGGKLTDMHNNPYRYDADVKRVNSGGVLATLRNHEHYVSRVPQSVLQALKSD, from the exons ATGTCAGGGAGTCCAGCTGTGATACTTCGTTTGGTGGCGTCGGCTTACACCGTGGCCGAGAAAGCTGGAGAAATTGTGAGAAAAGTACTTCAACGCGGAGAACTCGGCATAGTGGAGAAG GAGGGGGCCCATGATCTGCAGACACTTGCTGACAGACTTGCACAGAGGAGCATATGTGCTTCACTGTCCAGACGCTTCCCTAAAATTACTATCATTGCCGAGGAG GAACTCCCAGCTGAGGAGGTTACGGAGGACCTGATTGTAAATGGCCAGGCAGAAGAAATCCTTCAGAATGTTTGTCCAGCTGAATATAGTGGAGTGAAAGAGGAGGAG CTAGTTGTGTGGGTGGATCCAGTTGATGGCACAAAAGAGTACACTGAAG GTCTTCTGGATAATGTGACGGTGTTGATCGGAATTGCCTATGCAGGCAGAGCCATCGCAGGTGTCATCAACCAGCCTTTCTACAACTACCAG CTTGGGCCAGGGGCGCGTTTGGGAAGAACCATGTGGGCAATGCTGGGCCTGGGTGCCTTTGGATTTCAGTTGCAAGAAGTTCCGGACAACAAACGCATTGTGACCACCACCCGTTCTCATAGCAGCAAGCTTATAACAGACTGCGTCAATGCCATGGAACCTCATGAGGTTTTACGAGTCGGCGGTGCAGGAAACAAG ATCATCCagcttattgagggaaaagcgtCCGCTTACGTCTTTGCAAGTCCAGGAACCAAGAAATGGGACACGTGTGCTCCCGAAGTTCTTCTGCGCTGCGTTGGAG GTAAGCTGACGGACATGCATAATAATCCATACCGCTACGACGCCGATGTGAAGCGCGTAAACTCCGGCGGCGTTCTTGCCACGCTCAGGAACCACGAGCACTACGTCAGCAGAGTGCCTCAGTCAGTGCTGCAAGCCCTCAAGTCCGACTGA
- the grcc10 gene encoding protein C10, giving the protein MASAPAQQPTLTVEQTRVVLSEVIQAFSVPENAVRMEEARESACNDMGKMLQLVLPVATLIQQEVIKAYGFNNEGEGVLKFARLVKMYETQDPEIAAMSSKLKSLLLPPLSTPPIGGAIPAS; this is encoded by the exons ATGGCCTCTGCACCAGCACAGCAGCCTACCCTGACTGTGGAGCAGACAAGAG TGGTACTCAGCGAGGTGATACAGGCTTTCTCTGTTCCGGAAAATGCGGTGAGGATGGAAGAGGCGCGGGAGAGCGCATGCAACGACATGGGCAAGATGCTGCAGCTGGTGCTCCCCGTGGCCACGCTCATTCAACAGGAAGTCATCAAAGCGTACGGCTTCAACAATGAAGGAGAAG GTGTCCTGAAGTTTGCCAGATTGGTCAAGATGTATGAAACCCAGGATCCTGAAATAGCAGCCATGTCATCCAAACTCAAGTCTCTCCTCCTGCCGCCTCTCTCCACACCACCCATAGGTGGCGCCATTCCAGCCTCATAA
- the saysd1 gene encoding SAYSvFN domain-containing protein 1 — MERKLADFRARRQSKRSSGREQGTGAPPTIAEAPSTPFDEQITNPSSQDEACRDWMLDSSWGRWLSTRRFDFSNITLLKVLIWVMLLGLFVELEFGWAFFVISLFYWMYEGLRDPKDREPEEMSAYSVFNPNCEPLPGALTAEQMEAEMGYRPLANR; from the exons ATGGAGCGGAAGCTTGCAGATTTCAGGGCTCGGCGACAGTCTAAAAGGAGTTCCGGTCGGGAGCAAGGCACCGGTGCTCCCCCAACAATCGCTGAAGCGCCGTCAACTCCATTTGATGAGCAAATTACAAACCCGAGCTCCCAAGATGAG GCTTGTAGGGACTGGATGCTGGACAGCTCCTGGGGGAGATGGCTGTCCACAAGAAGATTTGACTTCTCCAACATCACCCTACTCAAAGTCCTGATCTGGGTGATGCTGCTCGGTTTGTTTGTGGAGCTGGAGTTTGGCTGGGCATTTTTCGTTATCTCTCTTTTCTACTGGATGTACGAGGGACTTCGTGACCCGAAGGATCGGGAGCCTGAGGAGATGAGCGCGTATTCTGTCTTCAATCCGAACTGTGAGCCGCTGCCCGGCGCTCTCACTGCAGAGCAGATGGAAGCAGAAATGGGCTATAGACCCCTTGCAAATAGATGA